The Bacillus sp. FJAT-27916 genomic interval CATTCTTATGGGATTCTACCTTGCCATTAAAGGCTCGGCTGAGATTGCAACCCATAGCTTCCTCTGGTATAGTCTTGGCGATGCAGATATTATCATGACCTTAATTGCGGGTGCCGTCTACTACCTTCAATTCAAGATGTCCATGAGTCAAATGCCAGCGGAACAGCAAGGACAGATGAAAATCATGGGATTGATCTCCCCAATGATGATTATGTTCATCTCATTCTCAGCACCTGCCGCCCTCCCACTATACTGGTCGACGAGCGGTTTGTTCTTAATCGTCCAAAATATGTTCCTGCGGAAGAAATACAATCCAAAGCGGGTGGTCATTCCATCGCTCCAAAGTGAGCCATCCGGCAAGAAATAAGAACGTTTTTAAAGGCTGTCTGATCCAATCAGACAGTCTTTTTATTACTTTGTACAACTTGTTATTTCCAAGTTGAATATTCGTAATGTTCAAGTAAATCATGGAAAGCCTATGATGAGGATAAAGATTCATTGTACAATAATAATAGAATCCAACATCAAGGGGTGTTTACCATGGTTAGCAAAGATTCAAAGAGAAAAGCCGCATTTGAAGTAAGCCTAGAACTTCTGGAACAAATTCGTTCCTGTCATGTTGAGATAGATTCTTTAAGCAAAGAATATCATGATGGTTCATTTTTTTCTTCCTCCAGTGACCAGCAGCTCATCGATGTGATCTTTGACCTTCATTTGCAGAATGTCAAATACATGCTTGATCGCGCTCGCGAAATTAAGAAAATTGAGAAATCTGCAGCCGAGTTTGCGAGCCAGGTTGACCAATCCATCTGTAACTGCATCAATCCGGAAGAGATTGACGCTATTCGAAATCTTTCTGCTAACACAAAAGGCACCATTCATGCGGTCAAAGCCACAGCCGTTGATTAATTGTCCGCATAAAAAGGCTCGAAAATTTATTCGAGCCTTTTTATTTCTTCGATTTCCCCTTTTTTTTACTCGGATCAAGCAGTGAATACAACCGCTCCTGTTCTTTTAGTTGTTTGTTGAAGTTAAATTTCTCCTCAATAACTGAGCGAGCCCTGCATGTAATCCCTTCCCATAATTCTGGATTATCGAGGTAATAAAGAAATCCTCTCGCAAGTTCTAGTACATCCTTCTCCGGTGTCAAATAACCGGTTTTCTTATGCTTCATCATTTCCGGAATTCCGCCATGCTCTGTCGTGACAATTGGGATGCCGATTGCCATTGCCTCCTTGATAGCGTTAGGAATCCCCTCAACATCACCACTTGAAGCCTTATGGCTGGCAAGACAGAAAATATGGGCTTTCTTTAGTTCCTCGGCAATCTTTGGTGAGGTCAAAGCTCCTCTCAATATGACCACATTATTCAGCATGAGACGGTCAATCAACGCCCGTAACTTTTGTTCATCTTTCCCTTCCCCAATGATGTGGAGCCGTGCATTTGGATAAAGGAAATGAATAAGATTGAAAGCATAGATTAAGGTTTCGTGCCCTTTTTTCTCAACCAGCCTTCCGACAGAAAGGATGCGAATTTCCCCTTTATTCGGCAGGGAATGACCGATAAAGGGGAAAAGGTCAAGCTCAATTCCTCCATAGAGAACATGGATTTTCTCCTCTGGAAATCCCATTTGTTTCAACCCATCTGCCAAGTATTCACAAACGGGAATGAACAATGCTCCATGCTCCTTCAAGGACTCATATCTTTTCATGCTTTGCTCAATGATTTCGGGCTCAGCCGAACCATCTCTCCCCCTAATGCTGACAATCAACGGAATATTATGCTCCACGGCGACAGGGAGAATTTCATTGGCATGGGAGCCGTGATGCGCATGAATGGCAATCACATTCATTTCTTGAAAGAATGTCTTTAAATCCGAGATTCTATTGATATTATAAAAATTCTCGAACGGGTATTGTGTATCCTCCGTTTGATCAAAGGGACCAAGTACAATCATTCTGTAGCGTTTGATATGAACAATCTGGTTGTAAATAAATCGTTGATGGTTCTTAATCTTCTCCTTTATATATACAGCAATTGTCTTCATTTCAATACCCCCTTTAAAAGAAAACGGTATTTCTCTTTTTCACGGCCTGCCCAATATATGATGCTTTTTTTATTTTTCTCAAGCACCCCTATGTCCCCATTCTTCAGCATGCTTGTGAGCTGCTTATGGAAATCATGCGGAAACATAGAATCTAAAAGATAGAGCTCCATATAATGTTTATCTTCCTCTAAGAATTTGAAGTAGATTGTAAACAAGCTGGCTAGCAATTTCTCCATATTTTGATTTTCTTTACGCATGAAGGACATCATCAAGAAACGAAAATCTTCAATAGGCGGGCCAAAGTGCGCAAAGTCAAAATCCATCACCAATACATTTCCTTTTCTTGTTAAGAAGGCATTATTCGTGTTGAAGTCAGCATGACAGATCATATGCCTTCCTTCCATTTTTTGCAGATAATTTTCAACATCTATATTTTGA includes:
- a CDS encoding glycosyltransferase; its protein translation is MKTIAVYIKEKIKNHQRFIYNQIVHIKRYRMIVLGPFDQTEDTQYPFENFYNINRISDLKTFFQEMNVIAIHAHHGSHANEILPVAVEHNIPLIVSIRGRDGSAEPEIIEQSMKRYESLKEHGALFIPVCEYLADGLKQMGFPEEKIHVLYGGIELDLFPFIGHSLPNKGEIRILSVGRLVEKKGHETLIYAFNLIHFLYPNARLHIIGEGKDEQKLRALIDRLMLNNVVILRGALTSPKIAEELKKAHIFCLASHKASSGDVEGIPNAIKEAMAIGIPIVTTEHGGIPEMMKHKKTGYLTPEKDVLELARGFLYYLDNPELWEGITCRARSVIEEKFNFNKQLKEQERLYSLLDPSKKKGKSKK